The Onthophagus taurus isolate NC chromosome 2, IU_Otau_3.0, whole genome shotgun sequence genome includes a window with the following:
- the LOC111425981 gene encoding lysosomal Pro-X carboxypeptidase-like isoform X2 — translation MSTSSFSLIRYTVLVIIAIIYGIYRSSNANYTYDTKYITVPVDHFSFAFNHTFRLRFLINELHWKPGGPIFFYTGNEGNIEEFAQNVGLMWEMAPEFNAVIVFAEHRYYGKSLPFGKKSHTNHNFGYLTTSQALADFVNLLADLKEKCKTKNHNKPCKAIAFGGSYGGMLAAWIRLKYPASVDGAIAASAPIYQFNGLTECNRFNDILVKAFRISAGETCMRNIKRTWNVIRNYTSSSRGQTILKLKLHLCKLVKNKEDLAQLLYWLNEMFANLTMLNYPYPCNGLPENPVKTFCESTNLTDPNLTDKKLLNAYGTAIRIYANSTSETHCIDIHDIMNNPNDRAWYYQSCTELVMPMCIKDNEMFEKSSWNFTNFSEYCYKHYGFKTYRQDLPILEYGGKDAEYNNVVFTNELNILTIQNPFVWLEKELEIMYDLG, via the exons ATGTCAACAAGTTCATTTTCACTGATTCGATACACCGTTTTAGTAATTATTGCCATAATTTACGGGATCTACCGATCGAGCAATGCGAATTACACATACGACACGAAGTACATTACAGTTCCGGTGGACCATTTCAG CTTTGCATTTAATCATACGTTTCGATTGAGATTTCTTATTAACGAATTACACTGGAAACCTGGAGGACCTATATTCTTTTACACCGGAAACGAAGGGAACATAGAAGAATTCGCTCAAAATGTTGGACTTATGTGGGAAATGGCACCTGAATTCAATGCAGTTATAGTTTTTGCAGAACATAg atattATGGAAAATCATTACCTTTTGGTAAAAAATCGCATACAAATCACAATTTTGGTTACTTAACCACATCGCAAGCGTTGGCAGACTTTGTGAATTTGTTGGCAGATTTAAAAGAGAAATGCAAAACTAAAAACCACAACAAACCGTGTAAAGCGATAGCTTTTGGTGGTTCTTACGGAGGAATGTTGGCAGCCTGGATTCGATTAAAATACCCTGCTTCAGTGGATGGTGCCATCGCGGCTTCCGCACCCATTTATCAGTTTAACGGCCTCACCGAATGCAATCGGTTCAACGATATATTAGTGAAAGCCTTTAGGATCTCCGCCGGCGAAACCTGCATGCGAAATATCAAGAGAACGTGGAACGTTATTCGAAATTACACCTCCTCATCTAGAGGTCAAAccatattgaaattaaaacttcaCCTCTGCAAACTGGTTAAGAATAAAGAAGACTTGGCGCAATTGTTATATTGGTTAAATGAAATGTTCGCCAATTTGACCATGTTAAATTACCCGTATCCTTGTAATGGTTTACCTGAGAATCCAGTTAAAACATTTTGTGAATCTACAAATTTAACTGATCCTAATCTTAccgataaaaaattattaaatgctTATGGAACTGCTATTCGAATATATGCCAATTCTACTTCAGAAACACATTGTATAGATATTCATGATATTATGAATAATCCTAATGATAGAGCTTGGTATTATCAG aGTTGTACAGAGCTTGTAATGCCAATGTGCATTAAAGATAACGAAATGTTTGAGAAATCATCTTGGAATTTCACCAACTTCTCGGAATATTGTTACAAACATTACGGATTTAAAACATATCGCCAAGATCTCCCTATATTAGAATACGGAGGCAAAGATGCCGAATACAACAATGTTGTTTTCACCAATG AGCTCAACATCCTAACGATCCAAAATCCGTTCGTATGGTTAGAGAAAGAATTAGAGATTATGTACGATCttggataa
- the LOC111425981 gene encoding lysosomal Pro-X carboxypeptidase-like isoform X1, producing the protein MSTSSFSLIRYTVLVIIAIIYGIYRSSNANYTYDTKYITVPVDHFSFAFNHTFRLRFLINELHWKPGGPIFFYTGNEGNIEEFAQNVGLMWEMAPEFNAVIVFAEHRYYGKSLPFGKKSHTNHNFGYLTTSQALADFVNLLADLKEKCKTKNHNKPCKAIAFGGSYGGMLAAWIRLKYPASVDGAIAASAPIYQFNGLTECNRFNDILVKAFRISAGETCMRNIKRTWNVIRNYTSSSRGQTILKLKLHLCKLVKNKEDLAQLLYWLNEMFANLTMLNYPYPCNGLPENPVKTFCESTNLTDPNLTDKKLLNAYGTAIRIYANSTSETHCIDIHDIMNNPNDRAWYYQSCTELVMPMCIKDNEMFEKSSWNFTNFSEYCYKHYGFKTYRQDLPILEYGGKDAEYNNVVFTNGMLDPWHGGGVLYSSQYSHALIMTDTAHHLDFRAQHPNDPKSVRMVRERIRDYVRSWIKI; encoded by the exons ATGTCAACAAGTTCATTTTCACTGATTCGATACACCGTTTTAGTAATTATTGCCATAATTTACGGGATCTACCGATCGAGCAATGCGAATTACACATACGACACGAAGTACATTACAGTTCCGGTGGACCATTTCAG CTTTGCATTTAATCATACGTTTCGATTGAGATTTCTTATTAACGAATTACACTGGAAACCTGGAGGACCTATATTCTTTTACACCGGAAACGAAGGGAACATAGAAGAATTCGCTCAAAATGTTGGACTTATGTGGGAAATGGCACCTGAATTCAATGCAGTTATAGTTTTTGCAGAACATAg atattATGGAAAATCATTACCTTTTGGTAAAAAATCGCATACAAATCACAATTTTGGTTACTTAACCACATCGCAAGCGTTGGCAGACTTTGTGAATTTGTTGGCAGATTTAAAAGAGAAATGCAAAACTAAAAACCACAACAAACCGTGTAAAGCGATAGCTTTTGGTGGTTCTTACGGAGGAATGTTGGCAGCCTGGATTCGATTAAAATACCCTGCTTCAGTGGATGGTGCCATCGCGGCTTCCGCACCCATTTATCAGTTTAACGGCCTCACCGAATGCAATCGGTTCAACGATATATTAGTGAAAGCCTTTAGGATCTCCGCCGGCGAAACCTGCATGCGAAATATCAAGAGAACGTGGAACGTTATTCGAAATTACACCTCCTCATCTAGAGGTCAAAccatattgaaattaaaacttcaCCTCTGCAAACTGGTTAAGAATAAAGAAGACTTGGCGCAATTGTTATATTGGTTAAATGAAATGTTCGCCAATTTGACCATGTTAAATTACCCGTATCCTTGTAATGGTTTACCTGAGAATCCAGTTAAAACATTTTGTGAATCTACAAATTTAACTGATCCTAATCTTAccgataaaaaattattaaatgctTATGGAACTGCTATTCGAATATATGCCAATTCTACTTCAGAAACACATTGTATAGATATTCATGATATTATGAATAATCCTAATGATAGAGCTTGGTATTATCAG aGTTGTACAGAGCTTGTAATGCCAATGTGCATTAAAGATAACGAAATGTTTGAGAAATCATCTTGGAATTTCACCAACTTCTCGGAATATTGTTACAAACATTACGGATTTAAAACATATCGCCAAGATCTCCCTATATTAGAATACGGAGGCAAAGATGCCGAATACAACAATGTTGTTTTCACCAATGGTATGTTAGATCCGTGGCACGGTGGAGGAGTATTATATTCGTCGCAATACTCGCATGCTCTTATAATGACAGATACAGCACATCATCTTGATTTCAGAGCTCAACATCCTAACGATCCAAAATCCGTTCGTATGGTTAGAGAAAGAATTAGAGATTATGTACGATCttggataaaaatataa
- the LOC111425953 gene encoding X-box-binding protein 1, which produces MSVTVPSILKYLNNSNSFNIMGDNENEGSSRAKKRRLDHLTWEEKIQRKKLKNRVAAQTSRDRKKAKMEQMEQALKELYDKNHDLMAECERLRATNEKVLAENRNLHNQLQRVPCPNCGTQSRPVECDDQSGSTETPNPQPQGLVRHSAATLSRRQSSVMAVQKIAAAYLLYQIFSMSSTATSTSPRWKKSPKAFSKISPQTWKLLLKRQIAKNRVILRRKNYWWGKHQKSWNPIEVKG; this is translated from the exons ATGAGTGTAACTGTGCCGTCGATTTTAAAATACCTAAATAACAGCAACAGTTTTAATATCATGGGTGACAATGAAAATGAAGGCTCGTCCAGAGCCAAGAAACGAAGGCTTGATCACTTAACATgggaagaaaaaatacaaagaaa aaaattaaaaaatcgcgtAGCTGCACAGACATCTCGAGATCGCAAGAAAGCAAAAATGGAACAGATGGAACAGGCATTGAAAGAACTCTACGATAAAAATCACGATCTGATGGCCGAATGCGAACGTTTACGGGCGACCAACGAGAAAGTTTTGGCAGAGAACAGAAATCTCCACAATCAGCTGCAACGCGTTCCATGTCCGAACTGTGGCACGCAAAGTCGGCCTGTTGAGTGCGATGACCAGAGCGGTTCGACAGAAACCCCGAACCCTCAACCGCAGGGCCTGGTCAGGCACTCAGCAGCGACTTTGAGTCGCCGACAGTCATCGGTAATGGCCGTTCAGAAGATTGCGGCGGCTTACCTTCTTTACCAGATCTTCTCGATGAGCTCAACCGCGACGTCGACCTCACCTCGTTGGAAGAAATCACCCAAAGCCTTCTCGAAGATATCGCCGCAGACTTGGAAGCTACTACTCAAAAGACAAATAGCCAA GAATCGAGTCATATTGCGACGGAAGAACTATTGGTGGGGCAAACACCAAAAGTCATGGAATCCGATCGAAGTGAAAGGTTAA